Proteins from a single region of Coregonus clupeaformis isolate EN_2021a chromosome 19, ASM2061545v1, whole genome shotgun sequence:
- the LOC121531284 gene encoding fibroblast growth factor 4B-like, which yields MSVHASWLPVPLLVWGLVCSSVRTAPFTGRQTDTLERHWETLYSRSLARNPWEKREINRDGDYLTGIKRLRRLYCNVGIGFHIQVLPDGKITGMHNENRYSLLEISPVERGVVTLFGVRSGLFLAMNSKGKLYGSGHYNDECKFKENLLANNYNAYESAAHPGMYIGLSKTGKTKKGNRVTPAMTVTHFLPRI from the exons ATGTCTGTCCACGCGTCCTGGCTACCAGTACCGCTGCTGGTGTGGGGACTAGTGTGTAGCTCAGTGCGCACTGCCCCGTTCACGGGTAGGCAGACCGACACTCTAGAGCGGCATTGGGAAACGCTCTACTCTCGCTCACTGGCTCGAAACCCATGGGAAAAAAGAGAAATCAACCGGGACGGTGACTATCTTACAGGCATCAAAAGACTTCGGCGTCTCTACTGCAATGTCGGCATTGGGTTTCATATTCAAGTTTTACCAGACGGAAAGATAACTGGAATGCATAACGAAAATAGATACA GTCTCCTTGAGATATCACCTGTGGAGAGAGGGGTTGTGACGCTCTTTGGCGTCCGAAGTGGTCTGTTTCTGGCCATGAACAGCAAAGGGAAGCTCTATGGATCT GGTCATTACAATGATGAGTGCAAGTTCAAGGAGAATCTCTTGGCAAATAACTACAATGCTTACGAGTCAGCAGCTCACCCAGGGATGTATATTGGACTGAGTAAGACTGGCAAAACCAAAAAAGGAAACAGAGTAACACCAGCCATGACAGTGACACACTTCTTACCAAGGATCTGA
- the LOC121531285 gene encoding fibroblast growth factor 3-like, with protein MVIILVLLLVNVLHPSHEKPRSSLAVRTSTPQSVGAQSFDPRQRRDAAGRGGVYEHLGGAPRHRKLYCATKYHLQIHPNGKIDGTLEEHNPFSILEITAVDVGVVVIKGLFSGRYLAMNEKGRLHASAAFNQECEFMERIHELGYNTYASRHYPTTPHSTSTGSSSRRRASAERLWYVSINGKGQPMWGRNTRKTKKASLFLPRVLGHKDHDMVHLLINSSLGYRQTALRLTGRTAQRR; from the exons ATGGTTATAATTCTGGTCTTGCTATTGGTGAATGTATTACACCCCAGTCACGAAAAGCCTCGTTCTTCTTTGGCGGTAAGGACATCTACTCCGCAGAGTGTCGGTGCGCAGAGCTTTGACCCGAGGCAGCGCAGGGATGCTGCGGGGCGCGGAGGAGTGTATGAGCACCTTGGGGGAGCACCGAGACACAGAAAGCTGTACTGTGCCACAAAATATCACTTACAAATACATCCCAATGGGAAAATAGACGGGACCCTGGAGGAGCATAACCCTTTCA GTATATTGGAGATCACAGCAGTGGATGTGGGAGTGGTGGTTATTAAAGGACTGTTCTCTGGGAGATATCTGGCCATGAACGAAAAAGGACGACTACATGCATCT GCTGCCTTCAACCAGGAGTGTGAGTTCATGGAGCGGATCCATGAGTTAGGCTACAACACCTACGCCTCCCGCCACTACCCGACAACCCCACACTCCACCTCAACAGGAAGCAGCAGCAGGCGAAGGGCGAGTGCTGAGAGGCTGTGGTATGTGTCAATCAATGGAAAGGGCCAGCCAATGTGGGGACGGAATACCCGAAAGACAAAGAAGGCCTCCCTCTTCCTGCCCAGGGTCCTGGGCCACAAGGACCATGACATGGTTCACCTGTTGATCAATAGTAGTCTGGGATACAGGCAGACTGCCCTCAGACTCACGGGGAGGACAGCACAGAGGAGATAG